A stretch of the Parabacteroides timonensis genome encodes the following:
- a CDS encoding DUF5053 domain-containing protein, with product MDKETRFFELKELWKQSSEAHRTVIDKQISELLDGMTEEELEQLTTGVQKDFDNIHREAVDIKEQLAIREKLEPVLPYLSISKLSKDYFGKSSSWFYQRLNGNKIHGRICRFTDDELSTLDMALRDISKRISSLQLI from the coding sequence ATGGACAAAGAAACTCGTTTTTTTGAATTAAAAGAGCTTTGGAAACAGAGTTCCGAAGCCCATCGTACCGTTATCGATAAGCAGATATCGGAATTGCTGGATGGTATGACTGAGGAAGAACTCGAACAGTTGACAACTGGTGTACAAAAAGATTTTGATAATATTCATAGAGAGGCTGTCGACATAAAGGAGCAACTGGCAATACGTGAAAAGCTAGAGCCTGTATTGCCTTACTTGTCGATTTCCAAACTCTCAAAAGATTATTTCGGGAAATCTTCTTCCTGGTTTTATCAACGTTTGAACGGAAATAAGATACATGGTAGGATATGCCGTTTTACTGATGATGAATTATCCACTTTGGATATGGCGCTAAGGGATATCAGTAAGCGGATTTCTTCCTTGCAGCTTATTTAA
- a CDS encoding sensor histidine kinase → MANNIDYIVSDFLLSPRKRIYRHLLLQLVVFFITINVFWDTPDELIITPARIRSWIGYFLLIDILIYVNAYVLVPRFLLKGRLLLYLITVFALILVSIVTLGSLQTLFDDTRFEDLPSSQSVIWLNILSSTISTGLLVAGSSAMMLFKHWISNNQRVSELEAATLQSELKFLKSQINPHFLFNMLNNVYVLIRKGRDEAADVLFKLEDLLRYQFNDSAQDRIQLSSDIRFMSDFLNLEKIRRDKFNYTISKEGDINSVWLPPLLFIPFVENAVKHNTDGENASFVYLSFNVQDNRLTFRCENSKPAEEEEKDNRIGGLGLKNIRRRLDLLYPDRHSLKIIEDKQSYTVNLYLDL, encoded by the coding sequence ATGGCAAATAATATAGATTATATAGTATCTGATTTCCTGTTAAGTCCGCGGAAAAGGATTTACAGGCATCTCCTGTTGCAACTGGTCGTTTTTTTTATCACGATCAATGTATTCTGGGATACGCCGGACGAACTGATCATTACTCCGGCACGTATCCGTTCATGGATCGGTTATTTCCTGCTCATCGACATACTCATTTATGTAAATGCTTATGTATTGGTACCGCGGTTTCTGCTCAAAGGGCGTCTGCTTCTTTACCTGATCACGGTATTTGCATTGATTCTTGTATCGATTGTGACATTAGGGTCTCTCCAAACTCTTTTCGATGATACAAGGTTCGAGGACCTGCCTTCCAGCCAGTCGGTAATCTGGTTAAATATCCTGTCTTCAACAATATCCACAGGCTTGTTGGTTGCCGGTTCTTCTGCCATGATGCTCTTTAAACATTGGATCAGCAACAATCAACGTGTCAGCGAACTGGAAGCTGCCACCCTGCAATCGGAGTTGAAATTCCTGAAAAGTCAGATCAATCCTCACTTCCTGTTTAATATGTTGAACAATGTATATGTACTGATCAGGAAAGGACGTGACGAAGCAGCAGATGTATTGTTCAAATTGGAAGACCTGTTGCGTTACCAGTTCAACGACAGTGCCCAAGACAGGATACAACTCAGTTCTGACATCCGTTTTATGAGTGATTTCCTGAATCTGGAGAAGATACGCCGGGATAAGTTCAATTATACGATTTCCAAAGAGGGCGATATCAACAGTGTATGGTTACCGCCTCTGTTGTTCATCCCTTTTGTAGAAAATGCAGTCAAACATAATACGGACGGGGAGAATGCTTCGTTTGTATATCTTTCTTTTAATGTGCAGGATAACCGGTTGACCTTCCGGTGTGAAAACTCGAAACCTGCCGAAGAGGAAGAAAAAGACAACCGTATCGGCGGACTGGGCCTGAAGAACATCAGGCGACGATTGGATTTACTGTATCCCGACCGCCATTCGCTAAAGATCATAGAAGATAAACAAAGTTACACCGTTAATTTATACCTGGACTTATGA
- a CDS encoding FecR family protein translates to MDKTIPWELIIAHFKNETNQQEEAELNSWLKKDNNHSLYTEFLSLWEEVQSESGSYQPDTQYYWKQLETKIGRTKEKKEQSFISLYKYKITVAAASVLLIISVSTSFFIGTKHAQPPVSAQTYTALNGKSQIVLPDGSLVWINKGSTLTYETSFLNNRNVRLTGEALFKVTKNNKYPFTVNVDDIRVKVTGTSFNIQAYEKEPQMKIALLEGKVSVMAGNQEKEMSPGEIASFNKENKELSINKDDVVFESFWADSSYTFTAQNLKYICKYLERWYNIDISLDPSIADNVYTFTITDEPLETILQIMSRVTPIKYSFEEKNKVIIKHVEP, encoded by the coding sequence ATGGACAAGACTATACCTTGGGAACTAATTATTGCTCATTTCAAAAATGAGACAAATCAACAGGAAGAAGCAGAATTGAACAGTTGGCTTAAAAAAGACAACAATCATTCCCTGTATACTGAATTCTTGTCTTTATGGGAAGAAGTTCAAAGTGAGTCCGGTTCATACCAGCCGGACACACAATATTATTGGAAGCAACTGGAAACAAAAATAGGTCGAACGAAAGAGAAAAAAGAACAGTCATTTATTTCGCTATACAAATATAAAATAACAGTGGCTGCAGCTTCTGTTTTGTTGATTATTTCAGTATCAACCTCATTTTTTATCGGGACAAAACATGCTCAACCACCCGTCAGCGCACAGACATATACAGCATTGAACGGAAAATCACAAATAGTGTTACCCGATGGAAGTCTTGTTTGGATTAATAAGGGATCAACTTTAACTTACGAGACTTCCTTTCTGAATAACCGTAATGTCCGATTAACAGGTGAAGCTCTTTTTAAAGTCACAAAAAATAATAAATATCCATTTACGGTAAATGTCGACGACATCCGTGTGAAAGTAACAGGAACCAGCTTTAACATACAAGCTTATGAAAAAGAACCACAAATGAAAATTGCTCTTTTAGAAGGAAAAGTGAGCGTTATGGCCGGCAATCAGGAGAAAGAAATGTCCCCCGGCGAAATTGCTTCATTTAATAAAGAAAATAAAGAGCTTAGCATCAACAAAGATGATGTCGTCTTCGAATCTTTTTGGGCCGACTCCAGCTATACTTTTACAGCCCAAAATCTCAAATACATATGCAAGTATTTAGAACGATGGTATAATATAGACATATCATTGGATCCGTCGATAGCTGATAATGTATATACATTTACAATAACAGACGAGCCATTGGAAACAATCCTGCAAATCATGTCAAGAGTAACCCCTATCAAATACTCTTTCGAAGAAAAAAATAAAGTAATAATCAAACATGTCGAACCCTAA
- a CDS encoding HU family DNA-binding protein — MNKREVISAVASRSGVDPEDCIKVFDTFEDVFSEEITRSKWKGTVFEYVYDILTRIKNKKNNGSIS; from the coding sequence ATGAACAAAAGAGAAGTCATTTCAGCAGTAGCAAGCCGTTCGGGAGTAGATCCGGAAGATTGCATCAAAGTATTCGATACGTTCGAAGATGTTTTCAGTGAAGAAATAACCCGAAGCAAATGGAAAGGCACGGTATTCGAATACGTCTACGATATCCTGACACGTATCAAAAACAAGAAAAACAACGGAAGTATTTCGTAA
- a CDS encoding TonB-dependent receptor produces the protein MYRTITFLFLLIWSVSVTGGYAQPIANNQPAQTLRGTVIDKASGHPMPDVTIMLSDMPGTGTTTDEKGQFVLSGIPIGRHNVQATYLGYEPGIFREVLVTSAKEVYLDISLKENVQELSEVVIRPQINKEQPLNKMAVTGARMLSVEEASRYAGGLDDPARLVSSFAGVAANLSSNGISIHGNAPHLLQWRMEDVEIPNPNHFADISILGGGILSSLSSQVLGNSDFFTGAFPAEYGNAVSGVFDMKLRNGNNRKMENTIQAGILGLDIASEGPLSKKHQASYIFNYRYSTTGLLNRIYPGLDMGGTLDYQDLNFKFNFPTRKAGTFSVWGTSLIDKYEGDFEENPQEWEHTRDNFKSTAKQYMAAGGISHRYFFPNDAMLKTTLAATYSEMNATEDSYAADHTFTPFTYQKNKNTNLILTSSYNRKFSAQHTNQTGFTYTRMFYDMRMNLAPFETAPLNTLSKGKGQTDLISVYTSSAFGITNQLSINAGLNSQILTLNNSWTLEPRLGMKWTPTARTSLALAYGLHSRMEKMDVYFVNSKSTGEELINKDLDFTKAHHLMLTLGYKLSDNLLLKVEPYVQFLYDVPVIADSSYSVLNRREFYVEEALVNKGKGRNIGVDITLEKYLSRGLYYLITASVFDSKYKGGDGVWHDTRFNRRYILNTLIGKEWMLGKNKQNILSANAKFTLQGGERYSPLDTEASLAHPDKEAQYDETHAYSQQYPVMFIANFTVSYKINKKKVAHEFAIKALNVTGTEEYYGYHYNLKSGVMERNGQSIPISNISYKLEF, from the coding sequence ATGTATCGTACAATCACTTTTTTATTCCTGCTTATCTGGTCTGTATCCGTAACCGGTGGCTATGCCCAACCAATCGCAAACAACCAACCCGCACAAACTCTACGCGGAACCGTCATCGACAAAGCCTCCGGTCACCCGATGCCGGATGTGACAATTATGCTTTCGGATATGCCCGGAACAGGAACCACCACAGATGAAAAGGGGCAATTTGTATTATCCGGCATTCCAATAGGAAGACACAATGTACAGGCTACTTATTTAGGTTACGAACCCGGTATATTCCGGGAAGTCCTTGTCACTTCCGCCAAGGAGGTCTATCTGGATATCTCACTGAAAGAGAACGTTCAGGAATTAAGCGAAGTCGTTATCCGCCCGCAGATAAACAAAGAACAGCCTCTCAATAAGATGGCTGTCACCGGAGCCCGTATGCTCAGTGTGGAAGAAGCCAGCCGTTATGCCGGCGGGCTGGATGATCCGGCACGCCTGGTCAGTTCGTTTGCCGGTGTAGCTGCCAACCTTTCCAGTAATGGGATATCCATCCACGGGAATGCTCCCCATCTATTACAATGGAGGATGGAAGATGTGGAAATACCCAATCCGAATCATTTTGCCGATATTTCGATATTGGGAGGCGGTATCCTTTCTTCACTCAGTAGCCAGGTTCTGGGTAATTCCGACTTTTTCACCGGTGCATTTCCTGCGGAATACGGGAACGCGGTATCCGGGGTATTCGACATGAAACTGCGGAACGGAAATAACCGGAAAATGGAAAATACGATCCAGGCAGGCATATTAGGTCTGGATATAGCGTCCGAAGGCCCTTTAAGCAAAAAGCATCAGGCCTCCTATATATTCAACTACCGGTATTCCACGACCGGGTTATTGAACCGTATCTATCCGGGATTAGACATGGGTGGTACGCTCGATTACCAGGATCTGAATTTCAAATTCAACTTCCCGACACGTAAAGCAGGAACCTTTTCTGTTTGGGGAACCAGCCTGATCGATAAATATGAAGGTGACTTCGAAGAGAATCCGCAGGAATGGGAACATACCCGCGACAACTTCAAATCAACAGCCAAACAATATATGGCGGCCGGAGGAATCAGCCACCGCTATTTCTTTCCGAACGATGCGATGCTGAAGACGACTTTGGCCGCCACTTATTCCGAAATGAACGCAACCGAAGATTCCTATGCCGCCGATCATACCTTCACTCCGTTCACCTACCAAAAGAACAAGAACACAAACCTGATTCTAACCTCGTCTTACAACCGGAAATTCAGCGCACAGCATACCAACCAGACAGGTTTCACCTATACCCGGATGTTCTATGATATGAGAATGAACCTGGCTCCGTTTGAAACAGCCCCCTTAAACACCCTGTCCAAAGGGAAAGGACAAACCGACCTGATCTCCGTTTATACCAGTTCCGCTTTCGGGATAACCAACCAACTGTCTATAAACGCCGGTTTAAACAGCCAGATACTGACGCTCAACAATAGCTGGACGCTGGAACCACGCCTGGGAATGAAATGGACACCCACCGCCCGTACCTCACTTGCCCTAGCTTACGGCTTACATAGCCGCATGGAAAAGATGGATGTCTATTTCGTCAACTCCAAAAGTACCGGCGAGGAATTGATTAATAAGGATCTCGATTTCACGAAAGCCCATCACCTGATGCTGACACTCGGTTATAAATTATCTGACAATTTGCTTCTCAAAGTCGAGCCTTATGTCCAGTTCCTGTACGATGTTCCGGTCATTGCCGACAGTTCCTATTCCGTCCTCAACCGGAGAGAGTTTTATGTGGAAGAAGCACTGGTGAACAAGGGAAAAGGACGTAATATCGGAGTAGACATCACACTGGAGAAGTATCTGAGCAGGGGATTATATTATCTGATAACGGCATCTGTTTTTGATTCCAAATACAAAGGTGGCGACGGTGTCTGGCATGATACCCGCTTCAACCGCCGGTATATACTCAATACTTTGATCGGAAAGGAATGGATGCTAGGGAAAAACAAACAGAATATCCTGAGTGCCAATGCAAAATTCACCCTGCAGGGAGGAGAACGTTATTCTCCCCTCGATACGGAAGCCAGTCTGGCTCATCCGGATAAGGAAGCGCAATATGACGAGACACACGCCTATTCGCAACAATATCCGGTCATGTTCATCGCCAACTTCACCGTCAGCTATAAAATAAACAAAAAGAAAGTAGCGCATGAGTTTGCCATCAAAGCACTAAATGTAACAGGTACAGAAGAATATTACGGCTATCATTACAACCTGAAATCCGGTGTAATGGAACGGAACGGCCAAAGTATTCCTATCAGTAATATCAGTTATAAACTAGAATTTTAA
- a CDS encoding sensor histidine kinase: protein MTDNPINKQTFLYQFLVSSRYRIARHILLLVAVAAVSLNQNIYTYGARVELLDNYVYLAGFSTLISYVIVGYLHLYLLVPRLLLKKRYLTYIIYSASSILLLILIRYVQEYWIFTSSGIPPIRSSYFNMVSILDSLSDFMLNMICITGISMTVLLRHWMIENQRVNLLEKKQIQSEVDNLKEQVNPSLLFNTLNRTAVLSKSEPEKAADMVLRLSQLLRYQLYDGARDKVLLNSEITFLNNYLALEKFYSDSFDYRIVSETELTGVLIPPLLLVPIIQYALKRTGKQTSRPSILLQASREGQQISIICRFDETDTPAIQELDGFKARLNLLYPDNYSLSVTQDKDQGTGTILLKLNTHGK from the coding sequence ATGACAGACAACCCTATTAATAAACAAACTTTCCTGTATCAGTTTCTGGTCAGTTCCAGATACAGAATAGCGCGTCATATCCTGTTGCTCGTGGCAGTAGCGGCAGTATCACTCAACCAGAACATCTATACATACGGAGCAAGAGTTGAGTTGTTGGATAATTATGTTTACCTGGCAGGTTTCAGTACACTGATTTCCTATGTTATAGTCGGTTATCTCCATCTCTATCTGCTCGTACCCAGATTATTGCTAAAAAAGAGGTATCTGACTTATATCATTTATTCCGCCAGTTCCATCTTACTGCTTATATTGATACGGTATGTGCAGGAATACTGGATATTTACTTCATCCGGTATTCCTCCTATCAGGAGTTCTTATTTCAATATGGTCAGTATCCTGGATAGTTTGTCGGACTTCATGCTGAACATGATCTGCATCACCGGTATCTCCATGACCGTATTACTAAGACATTGGATGATAGAGAACCAACGGGTAAACCTACTGGAGAAGAAACAGATACAGTCGGAAGTGGATAACCTGAAAGAACAGGTGAATCCATCGTTACTATTCAATACATTAAACCGGACTGCCGTGTTATCGAAAAGCGAACCGGAGAAAGCGGCGGATATGGTGTTACGGTTAAGCCAGTTATTACGTTACCAGCTGTATGATGGGGCACGCGATAAGGTATTATTAAATTCTGAAATCACTTTTCTGAATAATTACCTGGCATTGGAGAAGTTCTATTCCGACTCATTCGATTATCGGATTGTATCGGAGACGGAACTGACGGGAGTGCTTATTCCTCCCCTCCTGCTTGTACCGATCATTCAATATGCTTTGAAAAGAACCGGGAAGCAAACAAGCCGTCCATCTATACTCTTGCAGGCAAGCCGGGAAGGGCAGCAGATTTCTATTATCTGCCGGTTCGACGAAACAGATACACCGGCTATCCAAGAGTTGGATGGCTTCAAAGCACGTCTCAACCTTCTTTATCCGGACAATTATTCATTATCCGTTACACAGGACAAAGATCAGGGAACAGGCACTATTCTATTAAAATTGAATACACATGGCAAATAA
- a CDS encoding Mrp/NBP35 family ATP-binding protein, with the protein MAIYPKLIMDALAKVRYPGTGKDLVEMGMVEDNIRIDGNKVSFSLLFEKPNDPFIKSVVKAAETAILTYVGEEVDIKGNIEVLARQAARPEPDKLLPQVKNIIAVSSGKGGVGKSTVAANLAVALAGLGYKVGLLDADIFGPSQPKMFNVEDARPYMEEVDGRDLIQPAENYGVKLLSIGFFVNKEDAVLWRGAMASNALKQLIGDANWGDLDYFLIDLPPGTSDIHLTMVQTLAITGAIVVSTPQEVALADARKGISMFTGEKINVPVLGLVENMAWFTPAELPENKYYLFGKEGAKRLAEELNVPLLGQIPIVQSICEGGDNGTPVALNPDTITGAAFRDLAENVVEQVHIRNEQQAPTQRVQVSKH; encoded by the coding sequence ATGGCTATATATCCTAAACTAATCATGGACGCACTAGCCAAAGTGCGTTACCCGGGGACAGGGAAAGACCTTGTCGAAATGGGCATGGTAGAAGACAACATACGGATCGACGGCAATAAGGTTAGTTTCTCACTCCTTTTCGAGAAACCTAACGATCCGTTTATCAAATCAGTCGTAAAGGCTGCCGAAACAGCTATCCTTACCTATGTAGGTGAAGAGGTCGACATCAAAGGAAACATCGAAGTGCTGGCACGTCAGGCAGCACGTCCCGAACCGGACAAACTGCTTCCGCAGGTAAAAAATATCATTGCCGTATCTTCCGGAAAGGGAGGTGTGGGTAAAAGTACGGTTGCCGCCAACCTGGCTGTTGCGCTCGCCGGTCTCGGTTATAAAGTAGGTTTGCTGGATGCCGATATTTTCGGTCCTTCGCAACCCAAAATGTTCAATGTAGAGGACGCCCGTCCTTATATGGAAGAGGTTGACGGACGCGATTTGATCCAGCCGGCAGAAAACTACGGAGTCAAGCTGCTGTCGATCGGTTTCTTCGTGAATAAAGAAGACGCCGTTCTATGGCGCGGTGCTATGGCAAGCAATGCCTTGAAGCAGTTGATCGGCGATGCCAACTGGGGCGACCTCGATTATTTCCTGATCGACCTGCCACCGGGAACAAGTGATATTCACCTGACAATGGTACAGACACTGGCTATCACCGGTGCTATCGTTGTCAGCACACCGCAGGAAGTTGCCCTGGCCGATGCCCGCAAAGGTATCAGCATGTTTACCGGCGAAAAAATCAATGTCCCGGTACTGGGACTGGTCGAAAATATGGCCTGGTTCACTCCAGCCGAACTCCCGGAAAACAAATATTACCTGTTCGGTAAAGAAGGAGCCAAACGTCTGGCAGAAGAACTGAATGTTCCCCTGTTAGGACAAATACCTATTGTACAAAGTATCTGTGAGGGAGGCGACAACGGTACACCTGTTGCCTTGAACCCCGATACGATCACCGGAGCCGCTTTCCGCGACCTGGCAGAGAACGTAGTCGAACAAGTTCATATCCGCAACGAACAGCAAGCCCCGACACAACGAGTGCAAGTATCCAAACATTAA
- a CDS encoding Gfo/Idh/MocA family protein has translation MISTAAITLGGLTLSKNSYGRVVGANDKIRVGIIGFSDRSRYSLIPSFQACAEELGFEIVAVSDLWSLRRAEAEKFFYEKYGLKVKTFRNNEELYDAHICDAVIIATADFQHALHCTEAIKAGCDVYVEKPFAETMADAREARNALKGSGRIVQIGSQRRSAPNYHAANTFIRSGQFGQITMVEMTWNVNQPGRWRRPALVARCMEKDTDWKRYLMNRPYESWDPRKYLEYRLFWPYSSGIPGQWMAHQIDTVHWFSGHDHPRSVTANGGIYQWKDGRSNYDTMTAVFDYGNEDGSNAFQVLYSSRMHNSAGGIKELYFSNGGTLNLETNKVTSEGGLTQRSAAEMNMNANLIEGYDLPSVQIATGSNTGSDPMTNLHMRNWMECVKNRKQPNAPLEAGYNHSIANIMCTAALRTGEKVTFDADRQEVLAGKNIFHM, from the coding sequence ATGATAAGCACAGCAGCCATTACTTTGGGTGGTCTGACTTTAAGTAAAAATAGCTATGGACGTGTAGTTGGTGCCAATGATAAGATACGGGTAGGCATTATTGGCTTTTCCGATCGTTCACGTTATTCCCTGATCCCATCTTTCCAGGCCTGTGCCGAAGAATTAGGTTTTGAGATTGTAGCTGTTTCCGATTTATGGAGTTTACGCAGAGCTGAGGCCGAGAAGTTTTTTTACGAAAAATACGGTCTAAAAGTAAAGACATTCAGAAATAATGAAGAGTTGTATGACGCACATATCTGTGATGCAGTAATTATAGCCACAGCTGATTTCCAGCATGCTCTCCATTGCACTGAAGCAATAAAAGCCGGATGTGATGTTTATGTAGAAAAGCCTTTTGCCGAAACAATGGCTGATGCCCGTGAAGCCCGTAATGCACTCAAAGGTTCCGGACGAATTGTACAGATCGGTTCACAACGTCGTTCCGCCCCCAATTATCATGCTGCTAATACTTTTATACGTTCCGGCCAATTCGGACAGATAACAATGGTTGAAATGACATGGAATGTGAACCAACCGGGACGTTGGCGACGCCCGGCGTTGGTAGCACGATGTATGGAAAAAGACACAGATTGGAAACGATATCTGATGAATCGCCCCTATGAAAGTTGGGATCCCCGTAAATATCTGGAATACCGTTTGTTCTGGCCTTACTCGTCTGGAATTCCCGGACAATGGATGGCGCATCAGATCGATACAGTACATTGGTTTTCAGGGCACGATCATCCACGGAGTGTGACCGCTAACGGAGGTATTTACCAATGGAAAGACGGACGCAGTAATTATGACACGATGACAGCTGTATTTGATTATGGGAATGAAGACGGCTCAAATGCTTTCCAGGTGCTTTATTCTTCCCGGATGCATAATAGTGCCGGAGGAATTAAAGAACTTTATTTTTCAAACGGTGGAACATTAAACTTAGAAACGAACAAAGTGACCTCCGAAGGAGGTTTAACTCAACGTTCGGCAGCAGAAATGAATATGAATGCGAACTTGATTGAAGGCTATGATTTACCATCTGTACAAATTGCAACTGGTTCCAATACCGGATCGGATCCTATGACCAATCTGCATATGCGAAATTGGATGGAATGCGTCAAAAACCGTAAACAACCGAATGCTCCCCTAGAAGCAGGCTATAACCATTCTATCGCTAATATCATGTGTACAGCAGCTCTTCGCACAGGAGAAAAAGTGACTTTTGATGCCGATCGCCAGGAAGTTTTAGCCGGAAAGAATATTTTTCACATGTAG
- the trmB gene encoding tRNA (guanosine(46)-N7)-methyltransferase TrmB, which produces MGKNKLAKFDDMAEYPHVFQYPFAVLQEKGFELKGHWHKEFFKNDNPIVLELGCGKGEYTVGLARLFPDKNFIGVDIKGARMWTGAKDSYESGMTNVAFLRTSIELISHFFAAGEVAEIWLTFPDPQMKKVNKRLTSTRFMKMYREILSGDGIIHLKTDSNFMYTYTCEMVKANKYPVLFSHNDLYHSDLVDDILSIKTYYEQQWLDRGLNIKYIKFVCEERDELIEPDVEIELDPYRSFNRSKRSALASGK; this is translated from the coding sequence ATGGGAAAAAATAAGTTAGCAAAGTTTGACGATATGGCGGAATATCCGCATGTTTTCCAGTATCCGTTTGCCGTTCTGCAAGAGAAAGGATTTGAGTTGAAAGGACACTGGCACAAGGAGTTTTTCAAGAATGACAATCCGATCGTACTTGAATTGGGTTGCGGTAAAGGTGAATATACAGTGGGACTGGCACGGTTGTTTCCCGATAAGAACTTTATCGGCGTAGACATCAAAGGTGCACGCATGTGGACCGGAGCCAAAGACTCTTATGAATCGGGAATGACCAACGTTGCTTTCCTCCGGACCAGCATTGAACTGATCTCTCATTTTTTTGCAGCCGGTGAGGTTGCCGAAATATGGCTAACCTTCCCCGACCCACAGATGAAAAAGGTCAACAAGCGCCTGACATCCACTCGCTTCATGAAGATGTACCGCGAAATACTGTCCGGCGACGGCATTATCCACCTCAAGACCGACAGCAATTTCATGTACACGTACACCTGCGAAATGGTGAAAGCCAACAAATATCCCGTATTGTTCAGTCACAACGACCTGTATCATTCGGACCTGGTAGACGATATCCTGTCTATCAAAACCTATTACGAACAGCAATGGCTCGACCGCGGACTGAACATCAAATACATCAAGTTTGTTTGTGAGGAAAGAGATGAACTGATCGAACCGGATGTAGAGATCGAACTCGATCCTTACCGCAGTTTCAACCGGAGCAAGCGCAGTGCACTGGCTTCCGGCAAATAA
- a CDS encoding LytR/AlgR family response regulator transcription factor translates to MNCIIVDDEPLAREAVEMLINETGGLTLAGSFNNATSAARFIEEHPVDLIFLDIRMPKVTGLEFARTIPKSTLVIFTTAYAEYAIDSYEVDAVDYLVKPIVSERFQKAVEKAKSYHALLLTEEKENIENVESEFMFVKSERRFFKVNFKDILFIEGLKDYVIIQLPDQRIITKTSMKAMHELLPKVFLRVNRSYIVNTQQIASFDNNDIYIDKYEIAIGNNYRDIFFDEFVAKMGKL, encoded by the coding sequence ATGAACTGTATCATTGTAGACGACGAACCTCTGGCCCGTGAAGCGGTAGAGATGCTGATAAATGAAACCGGAGGACTGACACTGGCCGGTAGTTTCAACAATGCCACTTCGGCTGCACGGTTTATAGAAGAGCATCCGGTCGACCTGATATTTCTGGATATCCGCATGCCCAAAGTGACCGGACTGGAGTTCGCCCGTACCATTCCTAAAAGCACTCTCGTGATATTCACTACAGCTTATGCAGAATATGCAATCGACAGTTACGAAGTGGATGCCGTCGATTACCTGGTGAAACCGATTGTCTCCGAAAGATTCCAAAAAGCAGTAGAGAAAGCCAAATCATATCATGCGCTTCTGTTGACGGAAGAAAAGGAAAATATCGAAAACGTGGAGAGCGAATTCATGTTTGTCAAGTCCGAACGCCGTTTCTTCAAAGTCAATTTTAAGGATATATTATTCATCGAGGGGTTAAAAGATTATGTAATCATTCAACTTCCCGATCAGCGCATCATCACCAAAACCAGCATGAAAGCGATGCACGAACTACTCCCCAAAGTATTCCTGCGGGTAAACCGTTCTTACATCGTCAACACCCAACAAATAGCCTCTTTCGACAATAACGATATCTACATCGACAAATACGAAATAGCCATCGGCAACAATTACCGCGATATCTTCTTTGATGAATTTGTTGCAAAAATGGGAAAGTTGTAA
- a CDS encoding RNA polymerase sigma-70 factor, with product MDGLSHTDTKDDIVLIKLIRAGNTQAFKYLFDLFFVPLCRFIRIYVGERQIAEEIALDIFVNVWEKRETLEIKLSWKSYLFQSAKNRSLNYIRDNERFINVADWSFHDKAVNDHTVELRELEFLIQEAICSLPDRVQEIFKKSRIEHLTNKEISKELNTSVKNVEAHITKALKLIKEYLGDTYTYLW from the coding sequence ATGGACGGGCTGTCTCACACAGATACAAAAGATGATATTGTTCTTATCAAATTAATAAGAGCCGGAAATACACAGGCCTTTAAATATTTATTTGATTTGTTCTTTGTTCCTCTCTGTCGTTTTATTAGGATTTATGTAGGAGAAAGGCAGATTGCAGAAGAGATAGCACTTGATATTTTTGTCAATGTGTGGGAAAAAAGGGAAACATTAGAGATAAAGTTATCATGGAAATCTTATTTGTTTCAGTCTGCAAAAAACCGATCGCTCAATTATATAAGGGATAATGAACGTTTTATAAATGTTGCGGATTGGTCTTTTCATGATAAAGCAGTCAACGATCACACGGTAGAGTTAAGAGAATTAGAATTTCTTATCCAGGAAGCCATTTGTTCTTTACCGGACAGAGTACAGGAAATATTCAAAAAGAGCAGAATAGAGCATCTTACTAACAAAGAAATATCCAAAGAGTTAAATACCTCCGTCAAGAATGTCGAAGCCCACATAACCAAAGCTTTAAAACTAATTAAAGAATATCTGGGAGATACGTATACATATCTTTGGTAA